One Solibacillus sp. R5-41 DNA segment encodes these proteins:
- the prmC gene encoding peptide chain release factor N(5)-glutamine methyltransferase produces MKMHKTILEALNGASSFLMENGREGNAARLLLQHILQTNYSGLMMKMHDALTEEQQQNFTHFIEQHVKGVPVQYITGEEEFYGRTFFVDESVLIPRPETEELIVGAITRMEKLFGKHTELKLADIGTGSGAIAITMKSEWSEAVVTATDLSEIALQTAQKNAEQLQVNITFKLGDLTAPIADEKWDVVLSNPPYIAFSEIEEMSDVVVDHEPHSALFAEEDGLILYRKLAEQLPPLMNKPALIGVEIGYSQGQAVAEMFKVSFPQAHVSVVKDINGKDRMVFCEISE; encoded by the coding sequence ATGAAAATGCATAAAACTATTTTAGAGGCCCTAAATGGGGCTTCTTCTTTTTTAATGGAAAATGGTCGCGAAGGAAATGCCGCAAGATTACTTTTACAGCACATCTTGCAAACAAATTATTCAGGTTTAATGATGAAAATGCATGATGCGTTAACCGAGGAACAGCAGCAAAATTTTACACATTTTATTGAACAGCATGTAAAGGGTGTTCCGGTTCAGTATATTACAGGTGAGGAAGAATTTTATGGTCGCACCTTTTTTGTGGATGAGTCGGTATTAATCCCCCGACCTGAAACGGAAGAATTAATTGTTGGCGCCATTACGCGTATGGAAAAATTATTCGGAAAGCATACCGAATTGAAGCTAGCGGATATCGGGACAGGCAGTGGTGCTATTGCGATAACAATGAAAAGTGAATGGTCAGAAGCGGTTGTAACAGCAACGGACCTTTCAGAAATTGCCCTTCAAACAGCTCAAAAAAACGCTGAGCAGTTACAAGTGAATATCACGTTTAAATTAGGGGATTTAACAGCTCCTATTGCAGATGAAAAATGGGATGTAGTGCTATCTAATCCGCCATACATTGCTTTTAGTGAAATAGAAGAAATGTCAGATGTTGTAGTTGATCATGAGCCACATTCTGCTTTATTTGCAGAGGAGGATGGACTCATTTTATATCGTAAACTTGCTGAGCAATTACCACCGCTTATGAATAAACCAGCGCTTATTGGTGTTGAAATCGGTTATTCACAAGGGCAGGCAGTAGCGGAAATGTTTAAGGTGAGTTTTCCACAAGCGCATGTTTCCGTAGTAAAAGATATAAATGGAAAAGATCGAATGGTTTTTTGTGAAATAAGTGAATAA
- the glyA gene encoding serine hydroxymethyltransferase, protein MAFEKLAVQDKVILDAILLEKKRQNTNIELIASENFVSEAVMEAQGSYLTNKYAEGYPGKRYYGGCEHVDVVEDIARDRAKELFGAAYVNVQPHSGAQANMAVYHTILQPGDTVLGMNLSHGGHLTHGSPVNFSGILYNFVEYGVSEDTQTIDYNDVREKALASKPKLIVAGASAYPREIDFAKFREIADEVDAYFMVDMAHIAGLVATGEHMSPIPYADFVTTTTHKTLRGPRGGMILTNDAKWEKELNKSVFPGIQGGPLMHVIAAKAVAFGEALQPEFKEYTKQIKANAKALAQSLMNEGVEIVSGGTDNHLLLLNVKSLGLTGKVAEHVLDEVAITTNKNTIPYDTEKPFVTSGVRVGTAAITSRGFTEEDAIEVGKIIALVLKSPEDEAVKAAARKRVDALTAKYPLYA, encoded by the coding sequence ATGGCATTTGAAAAATTAGCAGTACAAGACAAAGTAATTTTGGACGCAATCTTATTAGAGAAAAAACGCCAAAACACAAACATCGAGTTAATCGCTTCAGAAAACTTCGTATCAGAAGCAGTAATGGAAGCACAAGGTTCTTATTTAACAAACAAATATGCTGAAGGCTATCCAGGTAAACGCTATTATGGCGGCTGTGAGCATGTTGATGTAGTAGAAGATATCGCGCGTGACCGTGCAAAAGAATTATTCGGTGCGGCATATGTAAACGTACAACCTCACTCAGGTGCTCAAGCGAACATGGCTGTTTACCACACGATTTTACAACCAGGTGACACAGTTTTAGGGATGAACCTTTCACACGGTGGTCACTTAACACACGGTTCACCAGTAAACTTCTCTGGTATCCTTTACAACTTCGTAGAGTATGGTGTTTCTGAAGACACGCAAACAATCGATTATAACGACGTTCGTGAAAAAGCATTAGCTTCTAAACCAAAATTAATCGTTGCAGGTGCTTCTGCATACCCACGTGAAATTGACTTCGCTAAATTCCGTGAAATCGCGGATGAAGTGGATGCATACTTCATGGTAGATATGGCGCATATCGCAGGATTAGTAGCTACTGGTGAGCATATGTCCCCAATCCCATATGCGGATTTTGTAACAACTACGACGCATAAAACATTACGTGGCCCGCGTGGTGGTATGATCTTAACAAATGATGCGAAATGGGAAAAAGAATTAAACAAATCTGTATTCCCAGGTATTCAAGGTGGTCCATTAATGCATGTAATCGCTGCAAAAGCTGTAGCATTTGGTGAAGCGTTACAACCTGAATTCAAAGAGTATACAAAACAAATTAAAGCAAACGCAAAAGCATTAGCACAAAGCTTAATGAATGAAGGCGTTGAAATCGTATCAGGTGGCACAGATAACCACTTACTATTATTAAACGTAAAATCTTTAGGTTTAACGGGTAAAGTGGCAGAGCATGTACTTGATGAAGTTGCTATTACGACAAACAAAAACACAATTCCTTACGATACAGAAAAACCATTCGTTACTTCAGGTGTTCGTGTAGGTACAGCAGCAATTACTTCTCGCGGATTTACAGAAGAAGATGCAATTGAAGTAGGTAAAATTATTGCATTAGTACTAAAAAGCCCAGAGGACGAAGCAGTAAAAGCAGCTGCGCGTAAACGTGTAGATGCATTAACTGCGAAATATCCATTATACGCATAA
- the prfA gene encoding peptide chain release factor 1: MFDRLQAVEDRYERLNELLSDPDIVNDSKKLRDYSKEQSDIQEMVEVYREYQLVKEQLADTRELMDMEKDPEMFEMMKEEFNDLNKQIPALEESLRILLIPKDPNDSKNVIMEIRGAAGGDEANIFAGDLFRMYTRYAETQGWKVDIMEATPNPSGGYKEVIVMINGQGAYSKFKYENGAHRVQRIPATESQGRIHTSTATVACLPEMHVEDVEIHEKDIRVDTFASSGAGGQSVNTTMSAVRMVHLPTGVVVSMQDERSQIKNREKAMKILVARVAEKNRAEAQAEIDSTRKSAVGTGDRSERIRTYNYPQNRVTDHRIGLTIQKLDQIVEGKLDEIIDALILDEQATRLANLNENA, encoded by the coding sequence ATGTTTGATCGTTTACAAGCGGTTGAGGACCGTTACGAAAGATTAAATGAATTATTAAGCGACCCAGATATCGTTAATGATTCAAAAAAGTTACGTGATTACTCAAAAGAGCAGTCAGATATTCAAGAAATGGTTGAAGTATATCGCGAATATCAATTGGTAAAAGAGCAATTGGCTGATACGCGTGAATTAATGGATATGGAAAAGGATCCAGAAATGTTTGAAATGATGAAAGAGGAATTTAATGATTTAAATAAGCAAATTCCAGCATTGGAAGAAAGCTTACGTATTTTATTAATCCCGAAAGACCCGAATGACTCGAAAAACGTAATTATGGAAATACGAGGAGCTGCTGGTGGGGACGAGGCGAATATTTTCGCGGGCGATCTTTTCCGTATGTATACACGTTATGCTGAAACGCAAGGTTGGAAAGTCGATATTATGGAAGCTACACCGAATCCATCTGGCGGTTACAAAGAAGTAATCGTAATGATTAATGGTCAAGGGGCATACTCTAAATTCAAATATGAAAATGGAGCGCACCGCGTACAACGTATACCAGCGACTGAATCACAAGGTCGCATTCACACATCAACTGCAACAGTAGCATGTCTTCCAGAGATGCATGTAGAAGATGTTGAAATTCATGAAAAAGATATCCGTGTAGACACATTCGCATCATCCGGTGCTGGTGGTCAATCCGTAAATACAACGATGTCCGCTGTACGTATGGTTCATTTACCAACAGGTGTTGTTGTTTCGATGCAAGATGAGCGTTCTCAAATTAAAAACCGTGAAAAAGCAATGAAAATTTTAGTTGCACGTGTAGCTGAAAAGAACCGTGCAGAAGCACAAGCAGAAATTGATTCTACCCGTAAGTCAGCAGTAGGAACAGGCGACCGTTCTGAACGTATTCGTACTTACAACTATCCACAAAATCGTGTGACAGATCACCGTATTGGTTTAACAATTCAAAAGTTGGACCAAATTGTGGAAGGTAAACTAGATGAAATTATTGATGCACTTATTTTAGATGAGCAAGCAACACGTCTTGCAAACTTAAATGAAAATGCATAA
- a CDS encoding TIGR01440 family protein, with the protein MTNLHHLQKDLALVLHEFEQQVKFNKKQLFVIGCSTSEIIGEKIGTSGALDVAQVLYEEFSRFAYKHDLYLVFQGCEHINRALTIEAAAAMQYQLEPVSVVPVRSAGGSMSAYAYTQMQEPVIVEAVKAHAGIDIGQTLIGMHLKAVAVPIRTSEKMLGEAVITLATTRPKLIGGERAQY; encoded by the coding sequence ATGACAAACTTACACCATTTGCAAAAGGATTTAGCGTTAGTTTTACACGAATTCGAGCAACAAGTGAAGTTTAATAAAAAGCAATTATTTGTCATCGGTTGTTCTACCTCTGAAATCATCGGAGAAAAAATTGGAACTTCTGGTGCACTTGATGTTGCGCAAGTGTTATATGAGGAATTTTCGCGTTTTGCGTACAAGCATGATCTTTATTTAGTTTTTCAAGGCTGTGAGCATATCAATCGTGCACTCACGATAGAAGCGGCAGCAGCGATGCAATACCAATTAGAGCCTGTTTCAGTTGTACCTGTACGATCAGCGGGAGGTTCTATGTCTGCGTATGCTTATACACAAATGCAAGAGCCAGTTATCGTGGAGGCTGTAAAGGCACATGCAGGAATTGATATTGGTCAAACACTTATTGGTATGCATTTGAAAGCAGTTGCTGTGCCCATTCGAACATCTGAAAAAATGTTGGGTGAAGCAGTCATTACGTTAGCTACAACACGTCCGAAGCTAATTGGCGGAGAACGTGCACAATATTAA
- a CDS encoding manganese efflux pump produces the protein MQEIITGVIMSFDVVALYLLTTKVRSKLVLALWTGALHAIFPLIGFHFGELLSGIFLEWTGRISSILLFFVGLQLLLSAKNNEVPVIPLSIVAILASFDTFSVSLSFGMLNLQKEVFVISAGVATFIFSYAALHFAQKSSILKSYIFKMVAGMLLIVLSIMFLG, from the coding sequence GTGCAAGAAATTATTACAGGAGTAATAATGTCTTTTGATGTCGTTGCACTCTATTTATTGACGACAAAAGTACGTTCAAAATTAGTATTAGCCCTTTGGACAGGAGCTCTCCACGCGATTTTTCCGCTAATCGGATTCCATTTCGGTGAATTGCTTTCAGGCATTTTTCTTGAATGGACAGGTCGAATTTCTTCTATATTATTATTCTTCGTTGGTTTACAACTACTTTTATCAGCGAAAAACAATGAAGTTCCAGTAATACCCTTATCTATTGTAGCAATATTAGCAAGCTTTGACACCTTTTCAGTTAGTCTATCTTTTGGTATGCTAAACTTACAGAAGGAAGTTTTTGTTATAAGTGCGGGAGTGGCTACTTTTATCTTTTCTTATGCCGCGCTCCATTTCGCACAAAAATCGAGCATATTAAAGAGCTATATTTTTAAAATGGTTGCTGGAATGCTATTGATTGTACTAAGTATTATGTTTTTGGGATAG
- a CDS encoding low molecular weight protein arginine phosphatase, with the protein MNIYFICTGNTCRSPMAEAILKNKDLKNVNVRSAGIYALEGDQMSENSSAILNQENIQHQHLSRQINSKDVAWADLILTMTAAHKEVINRTFEEAFEKTYTLKEYATPYSTQDVFDPFGGDIALYKQTFEELKRAIDELEEKIVMGGKIE; encoded by the coding sequence ATGAATATTTATTTTATTTGTACAGGAAACACTTGTCGCAGCCCGATGGCAGAGGCAATATTAAAAAATAAAGATTTAAAAAATGTAAATGTACGTTCGGCAGGAATTTATGCGCTTGAAGGTGATCAAATGTCAGAAAACTCAAGTGCTATATTAAATCAAGAAAATATCCAACATCAACATTTGTCTCGGCAGATTAATAGCAAGGATGTGGCGTGGGCAGATTTAATTTTAACAATGACGGCGGCGCATAAGGAAGTAATCAACCGAACTTTTGAAGAGGCTTTCGAAAAGACCTATACGTTAAAAGAATATGCGACACCGTATAGCACCCAAGATGTTTTTGACCCATTTGGAGGAGACATTGCATTATATAAACAAACATTTGAAGAATTAAAGCGAGCAATTGATGAGCTAGAAGAAAAAATAGTAATGGGAGGAAAAATCGAATGA
- a CDS encoding stage II sporulation protein R: MLNDYEIQTNSNKHIMIAILKLCFSILVLYGAIMIIPTVVYDVQTTQAEQAEQLKIRVVANSSSVQDQQQKQLIVENIQELIESKTMNSQDIHNYEEIYAVIQKEFPDLKIAMNIGDNLIPPKYQFHRFYPQNVYNSVTFVIGSGRGENWFCSAFPTVCSPPKEVEKEKHKFFIYEWFKKSNVASVNN; encoded by the coding sequence ATGTTAAATGATTACGAGATTCAAACAAATTCGAATAAACATATAATGATTGCAATCTTAAAACTATGCTTTAGTATACTCGTGCTGTATGGTGCGATTATGATAATTCCAACAGTCGTTTATGATGTCCAAACGACACAAGCGGAACAGGCAGAACAATTGAAAATACGTGTCGTTGCGAATAGCTCTTCTGTGCAAGATCAACAGCAAAAGCAATTAATTGTGGAAAACATTCAAGAATTAATTGAAAGTAAAACAATGAACTCACAAGATATCCACAATTATGAGGAAATTTATGCAGTTATTCAGAAGGAATTCCCAGATTTGAAAATAGCAATGAATATTGGGGATAACTTAATACCACCAAAATATCAATTTCATAGATTCTATCCACAAAATGTATACAATTCTGTCACATTTGTCATTGGAAGTGGTCGAGGGGAAAATTGGTTTTGCTCAGCATTCCCAACGGTGTGTAGCCCACCGAAAGAAGTGGAAAAAGAAAAACATAAATTTTTTATTTACGAGTGGTTCAAGAAAAGTAACGTTGCAAGTGTGAACAACTAG
- a CDS encoding thymidine kinase produces MAQLFYKHGAMNSGKSIEILKVAHNYEEQNKPVLIFTSGIDTRDEVGTVSSRIGLRRPATAIFKETNIYEIVKNHNEKLYCVLVDEVQFLSKEHVLQLTQIVDDLNIPVMGFGLKNDFQNELFEGSRYMLIYADKIEEMKTICWFCHKKATMNIRVDENKKPVRAGDQIQIGGNDSYYPVCRRCHSNPPL; encoded by the coding sequence ATGGCACAACTATTTTATAAACATGGTGCAATGAATAGTGGGAAATCGATTGAAATATTAAAAGTAGCACATAACTATGAAGAACAAAATAAACCGGTGTTAATTTTTACATCAGGCATTGATACGCGTGATGAAGTAGGAACTGTCTCAAGTAGAATTGGACTTCGACGTCCTGCAACAGCGATTTTTAAAGAAACGAATATTTATGAAATTGTAAAAAATCACAACGAAAAATTATACTGTGTATTAGTTGATGAAGTGCAGTTTTTATCAAAAGAACATGTTCTCCAGTTAACTCAAATTGTCGATGATTTAAATATTCCGGTCATGGGATTTGGCTTAAAAAATGATTTCCAAAATGAATTATTTGAAGGCAGTCGTTACATGCTTATTTATGCGGATAAAATTGAGGAAATGAAAACAATTTGTTGGTTCTGTCATAAAAAAGCAACGATGAATATACGCGTCGATGAAAATAAAAAACCAGTACGAGCAGGCGATCAAATTCAAATCGGAGGTAATGATAGCTATTACCCGGTTTGTCGCAGATGCCATAGCAATCCGCCATTATAA
- the rpiB gene encoding ribose 5-phosphate isomerase B, which translates to MKIAISSDHGGNNLRKEIMALLDELSISYEDFGPKTNDSVDYPDYARPVAEKVAAGEFDRGILICGTGIGISIAANKFKGIRCALVHDVFSAKATRCHNDSNVLAMGERVIGPGLAREIVETWLNTEFEGGRHIRRVEKISEIEG; encoded by the coding sequence TTGAAAATTGCGATTTCTTCCGATCATGGTGGCAATAATTTACGTAAAGAAATTATGGCACTATTAGACGAATTGTCGATTAGCTATGAAGATTTTGGACCAAAAACAAATGATTCAGTAGATTACCCAGATTATGCACGTCCTGTTGCAGAAAAAGTAGCAGCTGGAGAATTTGATCGCGGCATTCTAATTTGTGGAACAGGAATTGGTATTTCCATTGCGGCGAATAAGTTTAAAGGTATTCGCTGTGCTTTAGTACATGATGTATTTTCAGCAAAAGCAACTCGATGCCACAATGATTCTAACGTATTAGCGATGGGCGAACGAGTAATCGGACCAGGCCTTGCACGTGAAATCGTGGAAACTTGGTTAAATACAGAGTTTGAAGGCGGACGTCACATTCGTCGCGTTGAAAAAATTTCTGAAATTGAAGGGTAA
- the rpmE gene encoding 50S ribosomal protein L31 — protein sequence MKQGIHPDYKTASVVCSCGNTFETGSVKEKISIEFCNECHPFYTGRQKFASADGRVDRFNKKYGIK from the coding sequence ATGAAACAAGGTATCCACCCAGATTACAAAACTGCATCTGTAGTATGTTCTTGCGGTAACACTTTCGAAACTGGTTCAGTTAAAGAAAAAATCAGCATCGAGTTCTGTAACGAATGTCACCCATTCTACACAGGACGTCAAAAATTCGCGTCTGCTGACGGACGTGTTGATCGTTTCAACAAAAAATACGGTATCAAGTAA
- a CDS encoding methyl-accepting chemotaxis protein — MNSQKKVFNLRRKLVLFVGILALITYSTSYVFIEFIQPMFFESVNSSLFQVITYSLGIFWSCALAAVFSIILVRPLQQLEKSANSVAEGKIGKDVEMPKTNDEIRNVAEAFQLMVTNLRKMVEGIEENFKKTDSTIVDLSDQTSSVARNSAQITHNIGHISSGAEASAIAIQETVEALEEVRELATEINNKAVHSADHSKRIISNLSNTTDAIQSTVNSIQKIATDNKNALGNIHELEKNAEQIERIIGLVGDIAGQTNLLALNASIEAARAGEHGKGFAVVAEEVRGLADESAKAVQGITTLIQTMQQNVTVVVKQMNEQVAFAVNESSRVSETTAAVEGMSKGIYEMADAVVTISQLIDQQMQNIRRTAHQSQEVAAIAEETSASAQEVNSASAEQAYAIEQVEALASDLKHQSSELYKVIQKFDRVN, encoded by the coding sequence ATGAATTCACAAAAGAAAGTGTTTAATTTGCGTAGGAAACTTGTGTTATTTGTAGGGATATTAGCGTTGATTACATATTCAACAAGCTATGTATTTATTGAATTTATTCAACCAATGTTCTTTGAGTCTGTAAACAGTAGTCTATTTCAAGTCATTACATATTCATTAGGAATTTTTTGGTCTTGTGCGTTAGCGGCGGTATTTAGTATTATCCTTGTTCGACCATTGCAACAATTAGAGAAGAGCGCAAATTCTGTGGCAGAGGGTAAGATTGGGAAAGATGTTGAAATGCCAAAAACAAATGACGAAATCCGTAATGTAGCAGAAGCATTTCAATTAATGGTTACAAATTTGCGTAAAATGGTAGAAGGTATTGAAGAAAATTTTAAAAAAACAGATTCTACTATTGTTGATTTATCTGACCAAACTTCATCAGTCGCTAGAAACTCAGCGCAAATTACACATAATATTGGCCATATTTCAAGTGGTGCAGAGGCATCAGCAATTGCCATTCAAGAAACGGTAGAGGCGCTTGAGGAAGTTCGTGAGTTGGCAACGGAAATTAATAATAAAGCGGTGCATTCTGCTGATCATTCGAAGCGAATTATTTCAAACTTGTCGAACACGACCGATGCAATACAAAGCACTGTAAATAGTATACAAAAAATTGCAACAGATAATAAAAATGCGTTAGGCAATATTCATGAGCTTGAAAAAAATGCGGAACAAATAGAACGAATTATTGGTCTGGTGGGAGATATTGCTGGTCAGACGAACTTACTTGCACTGAATGCGTCGATTGAAGCAGCAAGAGCAGGGGAGCACGGAAAAGGCTTTGCTGTCGTAGCGGAAGAAGTACGTGGATTAGCGGATGAAAGTGCTAAGGCTGTGCAAGGGATTACAACATTAATTCAAACAATGCAGCAAAATGTCACAGTCGTCGTAAAACAAATGAATGAGCAAGTAGCATTTGCAGTGAATGAATCATCACGCGTATCTGAAACAACAGCTGCAGTTGAAGGGATGTCAAAAGGCATTTATGAAATGGCTGATGCAGTTGTGACGATTTCGCAATTAATCGATCAACAAATGCAAAATATTAGACGTACAGCACATCAATCGCAGGAAGTTGCTGCTATTGCAGAAGAAACATCTGCAAGTGCCCAAGAAGTAAATTCGGCATCTGCAGAGCAAGCCTATGCAATTGAACAAGTTGAGGCATTAGCTAGTGATTTGAAGCATCAATCAAGTGAGTTATATAAAGTCATTCAAAAGTTTGACCGTGTGAATTAA
- the rho gene encoding transcription termination factor Rho, with translation MTALTIAQLESMTLKELYALAKQYKLTNASKLTKKELIFAILKSRSEQEGFFFMEGVLEIVSTEGFGFLRPINYSPSKEDIYISASQIRRFGLRNGDKVSGKVRPPKENERYYGLLQVDAVNGEDPEVAKERVHFPALTPLYPDRHIKLETAPTQLSTRIMDLVAPVGFGQRGLIVAPPKAGKTSLLKEIANSITTNHPQAELIVLLIDERPEEVTDIERSVNADVVSSTFDEVPENHVKVAEMVLERARRLVEHKRDVIILMDSITRLARAYNLVIPPSGRTLSGGIDPAAFHRPKRFFGSARNIEEGGSLTILATALVDTGSRMDEVIYEEFKGTGNLELHLDRHLAERRIFPALDIRRSGTRKEELLIPKDQLEKLWAIRKTFSDSTDFSEKFLRKLRTTKTNEEFFEKLDTDMKRATNGKGLL, from the coding sequence ATGACAGCATTAACGATTGCGCAATTAGAAAGCATGACATTAAAAGAACTTTATGCTTTAGCAAAGCAATATAAGCTAACGAATGCTAGTAAGCTAACGAAAAAGGAACTGATTTTTGCCATATTAAAATCACGTTCTGAACAAGAAGGATTTTTCTTCATGGAAGGCGTTCTTGAAATTGTTTCGACAGAAGGCTTTGGTTTTTTACGACCAATTAACTATTCACCATCAAAAGAGGATATTTATATTTCGGCATCTCAAATTCGCCGATTTGGTTTACGTAATGGTGACAAAGTATCGGGTAAAGTTCGCCCGCCAAAAGAAAATGAGCGTTACTATGGATTATTACAAGTGGATGCAGTCAATGGAGAAGATCCTGAAGTTGCAAAAGAACGTGTGCATTTCCCAGCATTAACACCACTTTATCCAGATCGCCATATTAAACTTGAAACGGCACCAACTCAGTTATCAACACGCATTATGGATTTAGTAGCACCTGTTGGCTTTGGACAACGTGGATTAATCGTTGCTCCACCAAAAGCGGGTAAAACATCGCTTTTAAAAGAAATTGCCAATTCGATTACGACGAATCATCCACAAGCAGAATTAATCGTATTGCTAATCGATGAACGTCCGGAAGAGGTAACAGATATCGAACGTTCAGTGAATGCAGATGTTGTGTCATCTACATTTGATGAAGTACCTGAAAACCACGTAAAAGTAGCGGAAATGGTTTTAGAGCGCGCGCGTCGTTTAGTAGAGCATAAACGTGATGTTATTATTTTAATGGATTCAATTACGCGACTTGCCCGTGCGTATAACTTAGTTATTCCACCAAGTGGACGTACACTTTCAGGGGGTATTGACCCAGCTGCATTCCACCGTCCAAAGCGTTTCTTCGGTTCTGCCCGTAACATTGAAGAAGGGGGCAGCTTAACGATTTTAGCGACAGCACTTGTTGATACAGGAAGCCGTATGGATGAAGTGATTTATGAGGAATTTAAAGGGACAGGTAACCTAGAGCTACATTTAGACCGTCATTTAGCAGAGCGCCGTATTTTCCCAGCGCTTGATATTCGTCGCTCGGGTACACGTAAAGAAGAATTACTCATTCCAAAAGATCAGCTTGAGAAATTATGGGCAATTCGTAAAACATTTAGTGATTCTACCGACTTTTCAGAGAAGTTTTTACGTAAATTACGTACAACGAAAACAAATGAAGAGTTTTTCGAAAAGCTTGATACAGATATGAAAAGAGCAACGAATGGTAAGGGGTTACTATAA
- a CDS encoding L-threonylcarbamoyladenylate synthase yields METKQLHVDENVDNSENYAQAVDLLNKSEVVAFPTETVYGLGAVATDEKAVKKIFAAKGRPSDNPLIVHIGTIEELTYYTYDIPEVAKICMEHFWPGPLTIVMKAKPDVLAPSVTAGLQTVGIRMPDHPVALKLLQQLKKPLAAPSANRSGKPSPTKASHVYEDLVGLIPCILDGGLTGIGVESTVLDVTLDSPVILRPGGVTKEMLEQVIGPVLEPNFEQQQIEATPKAPGMKYTHYAPDAPVYLIEPNENNVQQAIAYLKQQGHQVALLAPENFNKMTVDNFFTFGDAGDIEKMSATLYDVLRACDKTDATIILATSTTREGVGTAIMNRLEKAAGGNWFQLQKQ; encoded by the coding sequence TTGGAGACGAAACAATTACATGTGGATGAAAATGTGGATAATTCCGAAAATTATGCACAAGCTGTGGATTTATTAAATAAAAGTGAAGTTGTCGCATTCCCGACAGAAACTGTTTATGGTTTAGGTGCCGTTGCAACAGATGAGAAGGCAGTGAAAAAAATATTCGCTGCAAAAGGAAGGCCATCTGATAATCCGTTAATAGTTCACATTGGGACAATCGAAGAGTTGACATACTATACTTATGATATTCCGGAAGTTGCTAAAATATGCATGGAACATTTTTGGCCAGGCCCTTTAACGATTGTAATGAAGGCAAAACCGGATGTTTTAGCACCAAGTGTAACAGCCGGATTGCAAACGGTAGGAATTCGCATGCCGGATCATCCTGTCGCATTAAAGCTGCTTCAACAATTGAAAAAACCATTAGCTGCGCCTAGTGCCAACCGCAGTGGTAAACCAAGCCCTACAAAGGCGAGTCATGTGTATGAGGATTTGGTAGGGCTAATTCCGTGTATTTTAGATGGTGGTTTAACAGGAATTGGTGTTGAATCAACTGTACTGGATGTCACGTTAGATTCACCGGTAATTTTGCGTCCAGGTGGTGTGACAAAGGAAATGCTGGAACAAGTAATCGGCCCTGTTTTAGAACCGAACTTTGAACAGCAACAAATCGAAGCTACACCGAAAGCACCGGGCATGAAATATACACACTATGCACCAGACGCACCGGTTTATTTAATCGAGCCGAATGAAAATAATGTGCAGCAGGCAATAGCATATTTGAAACAACAAGGTCACCAAGTTGCGTTACTCGCACCAGAAAATTTTAATAAAATGACAGTCGATAATTTTTTTACATTTGGAGATGCCGGTGACATCGAGAAAATGAGCGCAACACTTTATGATGTATTACGCGCATGTGATAAAACCGATGCAACGATTATTTTAGCAACGTCCACGACTAGAGAAGGTGTCGGAACAGCCATTATGAACCGACTTGAAAAAGCAGCAGGTGGAAATTGGTTTCAATTACAAAAACAATAA